One window from the genome of Deinococcus sp. NW-56 encodes:
- a CDS encoding VOC family protein, whose product MTVTLLDHVAIATPDLDTGSAPYLALGLAPEGPDEEVTSQGVRVRAFVVGATLIELLAPTRPDSPIAAFLEKRGPGLHHTAYRVADLDAEMARLRGEGARFLSETPTPGRAGTRVAFLHPKWGAGTLIELVEHPAGGLAH is encoded by the coding sequence ATGACGGTCACGCTGCTCGATCACGTCGCCATCGCCACTCCCGACCTCGACACCGGGAGTGCGCCCTACCTCGCCCTGGGCCTCGCCCCCGAGGGACCCGACGAGGAGGTGACCTCGCAGGGCGTCCGCGTCCGCGCCTTCGTGGTGGGCGCGACCCTGATCGAGCTGCTGGCCCCCACCCGGCCGGACAGCCCCATCGCCGCCTTCCTGGAAAAGCGCGGCCCCGGCCTGCACCACACCGCCTACCGGGTCGCGGACCTGGACGCCGAGATGGCCCGGCTGCGCGGCGAGGGTGCCCGCTTCCTCTCCGAGACGCCCACGCCGGGCCGGGCCGGAACCCGCGTTGCCTTTCTGCACCCGAAGTGGGGCGCGGGCACCCTGATCGAACTCGTGGAGCATCCGGCGGGGGGCCTGGCCCATTAG
- a CDS encoding diguanylate cyclase gives MSSVPPPPPPSEPARLAALARYRVLGTPPEASFDRITRLAAQVLGVPLAAVNLVGEDHQWTKACLGGDVTATALNESFCVWTVRQEGAVLVVPDARQDPRFRDFPSVQSGQIVAYAGAPLVTPDGHRIGTLCVTAPEPRDFTPTERETLALLAGMVVDELELRLRTEELTRARDHAHTLRDLAELMGEPLSPGEMARRALRLLGGAMRLDWAGLLHLSEQGSEVLSDHASAPADGFGAEVRWRLLGPADGLRPTLLGWERVFLDDAEAVARRCPELLTAGLASAAWLHVQIEDERHMPGGAYVLLLARLGEAAGWSGEERLLLEAAARSVGVALERAEYLQALERAALTDALTGLGNRRALDDALDEADARLAATGEGYVLGVVDLDGMKRVNDERGHASGDDLLREFARGLLTPGLHAYRLGGDEYALLAPVAPGEDPARWAEQLRRQVRGAVARVQAQGYPADASLGVAAVPGDAPGSTGALRRADARMYADKRERGVGRGARPNEGAEHPLAWEA, from the coding sequence GTGTCGTCTGTGCCGCCGCCCCCACCCCCCTCCGAGCCTGCGCGTCTGGCCGCGCTGGCCCGCTACCGCGTGCTGGGCACGCCGCCCGAGGCGTCCTTCGACCGCATCACCCGGCTGGCCGCGCAGGTGCTGGGGGTGCCGCTGGCCGCTGTCAATCTGGTCGGCGAGGATCACCAGTGGACCAAGGCCTGCCTGGGTGGGGACGTGACCGCGACGGCACTGAATGAGTCCTTTTGCGTCTGGACCGTGCGGCAGGAGGGAGCGGTGCTGGTGGTTCCTGATGCCCGGCAAGACCCCCGCTTCCGCGACTTTCCCAGCGTGCAGTCCGGGCAGATCGTTGCCTATGCGGGCGCTCCCCTCGTGACCCCGGATGGGCACCGCATCGGCACCCTGTGCGTGACCGCGCCGGAGCCGCGCGACTTCACCCCCACCGAGCGCGAGACGCTGGCACTGCTCGCCGGGATGGTCGTGGACGAACTCGAGCTGCGGCTGCGCACCGAGGAACTCACCCGCGCCCGCGACCACGCCCACACCCTGCGCGACCTCGCGGAGCTGATGGGCGAGCCGCTGAGTCCCGGCGAGATGGCGCGGCGGGCGCTGCGGCTGCTGGGGGGCGCGATGCGGCTCGACTGGGCCGGGCTGCTGCACCTCTCCGAGCAGGGGTCGGAGGTCCTGAGCGACCACGCCTCGGCCCCCGCCGACGGGTTCGGGGCCGAGGTGCGCTGGCGGCTGCTTGGCCCGGCGGACGGGCTGCGGCCCACCCTGCTGGGCTGGGAGCGCGTCTTTCTGGACGACGCGGAAGCCGTCGCCCGGCGCTGCCCCGAACTGCTCACCGCCGGGCTGGCGAGCGCGGCGTGGCTGCACGTGCAGATCGAGGACGAGCGCCACATGCCGGGCGGGGCCTACGTGCTGCTGCTCGCGCGGCTGGGCGAGGCGGCCGGGTGGTCGGGGGAAGAACGGCTGCTGCTGGAAGCCGCCGCCCGCAGCGTGGGGGTGGCGCTGGAGCGGGCCGAGTACCTGCAGGCCCTGGAACGCGCGGCCCTGACCGACGCCCTGACCGGGCTGGGCAACCGCCGGGCGCTCGACGACGCCCTCGACGAGGCCGACGCCCGGCTCGCGGCCACGGGCGAGGGCTACGTGCTGGGCGTGGTGGACCTCGACGGCATGAAGCGGGTCAACGACGAGCGCGGGCACGCCAGCGGCGACGACCTGCTGCGTGAGTTCGCCCGAGGCCTGCTGACCCCCGGCCTTCACGCCTACCGCCTGGGCGGCGACGAGTACGCGCTGCTGGCCCCGGTGGCTCCCGGCGAGGACCCCGCCCGCTGGGCCGAACAGCTCCGCCGCCAGGTCCGGGGGGCGGTCGCGCGGGTGCAGGCGCAGGGCTACCCGGCGGACGCCTCGCTGGGGGTGGCCGCCGTGCCAGGTGACGCGCCCGGCTCGACCGGAGCGTTGCGCCGCGCCGACGCCCGCATGTACGCGGACAAGCGCGAGCGCGGCGTGGGCCGCGGCGCCCGCCCGAACGAAGGCGCCGAACACCCGCTAGCCTGGGAGGCATGA
- the plsY gene encoding glycerol-3-phosphate 1-O-acyltransferase PlsY — protein MLLVPLLALSYLLGSIPAAAWVARARGIDIRRVGSGNSGATNVLRSVGKGPAVAVALFDIVKGALAVLIARAAGLDDLQAALCGAAAVIGHNFSPFLGFRGGKGVATTFGTLVVLSPAAGLGMFVIGILTVALTRLVSAGSILGGVTAALVAWITGQPLWLSLLVTALVALMVWQHRENITRLRAGNERRLGDKG, from the coding sequence CTGCTGCTGGTGCCCCTCCTCGCCCTGTCCTACCTGCTGGGGTCCATTCCTGCCGCCGCCTGGGTCGCCCGCGCCCGCGGCATCGACATCCGCCGGGTGGGCAGCGGCAACAGTGGCGCCACCAACGTGCTGCGCTCGGTCGGCAAGGGACCGGCGGTCGCCGTAGCCCTCTTCGACATCGTGAAGGGGGCGCTCGCCGTCTTGATCGCGCGGGCGGCGGGCCTGGACGACCTGCAGGCGGCCCTGTGCGGGGCAGCCGCCGTGATCGGGCACAACTTCAGCCCCTTCCTGGGATTCCGGGGCGGCAAGGGTGTGGCGACCACCTTCGGCACGCTGGTGGTCCTCTCGCCCGCCGCCGGGCTGGGGATGTTCGTGATTGGCATCCTGACGGTCGCCCTGACCCGGCTGGTGTCGGCCGGAAGCATCCTGGGGGGCGTCACAGCGGCGCTGGTCGCCTGGATCACGGGGCAACCGCTGTGGCTGAGCCTGCTTGTAACGGCCCTCGTCGCCCTGATGGTCTGGCAGCACCGCGAAAACATCACCCGCCTGCGGGCCGGAAACGAGCGGCGGCTGGGCGACAAGGGCTAG